From a single Bacteroidota bacterium genomic region:
- a CDS encoding T9SS type A sorting domain-containing protein, giving the protein MKRHLYVLALAFLFLALPYGAHAQTAPGGVSTNLDLWLKADAGVTESVGAVSAWADQSTNSNNATQASGTLQPMYVANGLNFNPALLFDGTDDYLDTALDINAGTAPDATIFAVYRTTAAAAGPVWGEFDGSGDRLIRNHSGTDGEVGYGPTFDTALGLFPTDVPTIGTVQFDEDAASGSYVFGNGTQLLQFTADQDPTTSNTFEIGGLGDDGVGGVFNGEIYEVVVHSQVMTTQEMHEVESYLAIKYGITLGHDYFASDGTVVRALGGTYDFHIAAIGRDDASGLNQKQTMSSEAGAFVTIALGSYAADNASNVNTFSSDLQFLAWADDNGSTLLTEAFAGTSTNRRMAREWKVKEVNGVGTVEVRIPNAYGATYLISDDNASFTSPDETLLSDNGDGTSSATINFSNGDFFTFGANMPAPGGVASNLALWLKSDAGVTESAGDISVWADQSGNARDAAANGVSNLPAFAASDLNYNPIVAFDASNSEGLNTPSVFENTAHSNVNIFVVAQHNTLSDSWLFIEQEVGQSDRVSAHVPFNTLSTIYWDAGTTSGDFRLSAAWSESVGTPYLWGFEYESATPKQAIYRDGNLVSTDASVSSFTFPSINDFQLANNVPSSDYNDSDIAELIVFTGAVSDAEQLQIDTYLALKYGLQLDNNYVASDATLLWDPTANAIYHNDVAGIGRDDASGLNQKQSVGGIMAASRGSLAADNPSNGNSFASDKSFLFWGHDTGALTESTVMFGSSPAQLLGRKWLVKETGNSGSLELQFDLNGATVSGSAATDFWLVVDTDTDPTNGSRILQQANSFTAGVASFTGVVLEDDDILMLITDNPDDVTLPVEMTQFDAVFDNGSVQLVWTTASEVNNAGFEVQRRVTDRDGATGWLNIGFVKGQGTSDTAHTYTFKDAARGLRASRAAYRIKQVDFNGDFRHSEVAEVYLPAPEAYDMSSYPNPFNPVATISYDVPVDGHIKLAVYDAQGRMVKVLVDGQQAAGRYSASFDGSGLASGVYVYRLEAAGKSFSKTMMLVK; this is encoded by the coding sequence ATGAAACGGCATCTTTACGTACTTGCATTAGCATTTCTGTTTTTAGCGCTTCCTTACGGAGCCCATGCGCAGACGGCACCCGGTGGCGTCTCCACAAACCTTGATCTCTGGCTCAAAGCTGACGCGGGTGTCACTGAATCCGTTGGCGCTGTGAGCGCCTGGGCGGACCAGAGTACAAATTCCAACAACGCCACGCAGGCAAGCGGTACCTTGCAGCCCATGTATGTGGCAAACGGCTTGAACTTCAATCCGGCTTTGCTTTTTGATGGGACAGATGATTACCTGGATACGGCACTCGATATCAATGCAGGAACAGCACCTGACGCAACCATTTTTGCCGTCTACCGGACAACTGCTGCTGCTGCCGGCCCTGTCTGGGGCGAATTTGACGGCTCCGGAGATCGTCTAATCCGCAATCACTCAGGTACTGACGGTGAGGTAGGATATGGACCCACATTTGACACAGCGCTGGGTCTTTTCCCAACAGATGTGCCAACCATCGGTACAGTCCAGTTTGACGAAGATGCAGCGAGTGGTTCGTACGTGTTTGGGAATGGTACACAGTTGTTGCAGTTTACAGCAGATCAAGATCCAACAACTTCCAACACGTTCGAAATTGGTGGCCTCGGTGACGATGGGGTAGGCGGCGTCTTTAACGGTGAGATTTATGAGGTGGTGGTCCATTCACAGGTCATGACGACCCAGGAAATGCACGAAGTAGAATCCTATCTCGCAATAAAATATGGCATCACACTCGGGCACGATTATTTTGCTTCAGATGGCACCGTAGTTCGTGCACTGGGAGGTACATACGACTTTCACATTGCCGCAATTGGCCGCGATGATGCTTCTGGACTGAACCAGAAGCAAACCATGAGTAGCGAAGCCGGCGCGTTCGTTACTATCGCCCTGGGCAGCTATGCAGCAGATAACGCGTCCAATGTCAACACGTTTTCGAGCGATTTGCAGTTCCTGGCATGGGCCGATGACAACGGAAGCACGCTGCTGACCGAAGCCTTTGCCGGTACCAGCACCAATCGTCGTATGGCGCGTGAATGGAAGGTTAAGGAAGTAAATGGTGTAGGTACCGTCGAGGTAAGAATTCCGAATGCATATGGAGCTACATACCTGATCTCTGACGACAACGCTAGTTTTACTTCTCCTGATGAGACATTGCTGAGTGATAATGGCGATGGCACATCGAGCGCGACAATCAACTTTTCGAATGGTGACTTCTTCACGTTTGGGGCTAACATGCCGGCACCAGGTGGTGTAGCGTCAAATCTAGCGCTGTGGTTGAAGTCGGATGCCGGGGTTACGGAGTCTGCGGGAGACATTTCTGTATGGGCAGATCAGAGTGGAAATGCACGTGATGCTGCGGCCAATGGGGTTTCAAACTTGCCGGCATTTGCTGCATCCGATCTGAATTACAATCCGATTGTAGCCTTTGATGCATCTAACAGTGAAGGGTTGAATACACCGAGTGTTTTTGAGAACACAGCGCATAGCAATGTGAATATCTTTGTGGTAGCGCAGCATAACACCCTTTCAGATAGCTGGCTGTTTATAGAGCAGGAAGTGGGTCAAAGCGACAGGGTAAGTGCACACGTACCGTTTAATACACTTTCGACCATTTACTGGGATGCAGGTACTACGAGCGGCGATTTTCGATTGAGTGCAGCGTGGAGTGAGTCAGTTGGAACGCCATACCTGTGGGGTTTCGAGTATGAATCAGCGACACCGAAGCAAGCCATTTACCGCGATGGTAATTTGGTTTCTACCGATGCTTCTGTTTCATCGTTTACCTTTCCCTCAATTAATGATTTTCAGTTGGCCAACAACGTGCCGAGTTCTGATTACAACGATTCTGATATCGCAGAACTGATTGTGTTTACGGGTGCAGTATCTGATGCTGAGCAGCTACAAATTGACACTTATCTTGCACTTAAATATGGTTTGCAGTTGGATAACAACTATGTGGCATCCGATGCGACCCTGTTATGGGATCCAACAGCAAATGCCATTTACCACAATGACGTTGCCGGTATCGGTCGGGATGATGCTTCCGGGTTAAACCAGAAGCAGTCTGTTGGCGGCATAATGGCTGCGAGCCGCGGTAGTCTGGCTGCAGACAACCCGTCAAATGGCAACTCATTTGCGTCTGATAAAAGCTTCCTTTTTTGGGGCCACGATACAGGTGCCCTGACCGAGAGCACGGTCATGTTCGGTTCCAGTCCGGCACAGTTGCTGGGGCGGAAGTGGTTGGTTAAAGAGACAGGCAATTCGGGCAGCCTTGAGTTGCAGTTTGACCTTAATGGTGCGACCGTATCTGGTAGTGCTGCGACAGATTTCTGGTTGGTTGTAGATACCGATACAGATCCTACAAATGGCAGCCGGATCTTGCAGCAAGCCAACAGCTTTACGGCTGGTGTTGCCTCGTTTACAGGCGTGGTACTCGAAGATGATGACATTCTCATGCTTATCACGGACAATCCTGACGATGTGACACTGCCGGTTGAGATGACGCAGTTTGATGCGGTGTTTGACAACGGAAGTGTTCAGCTTGTCTGGACAACGGCTAGCGAAGTGAACAACGCTGGTTTTGAGGTGCAGCGCCGCGTAACGGATCGCGATGGTGCGACGGGCTGGCTGAACATCGGATTTGTGAAAGGGCAGGGTACTTCAGATACCGCTCACACCTACACCTTTAAAGATGCGGCACGCGGACTTCGTGCAAGCCGTGCTGCATACCGGATCAAGCAGGTAGACTTTAATGGCGACTTCCGTCATTCTGAGGTTGCTGAAGTCTATTTGCCGGCACCGGAAGCATACGATATGTCCAGCTATCCGAATCCTTTTAATCCTGTAGCTACGATTTCGTATGACGTGCCAGTAGACGGGCACATAAAGCTGGCTGTTTACGATGCGCAAGGGCGTATGGTGAAAGTGCTTGTTGATGGCCAGCAGGCAGCGGGTCGATATAGTGCCAGTTTTGATGGCTCCGGATTGGCTTCAGGGGTTTACGTTTATCGGCTTGAGGCGGCTGGTAAGTCGTTCAGCAAGACGATGATGCTGGTTAAGTAG